Proteins encoded by one window of Nicotiana tabacum cultivar K326 chromosome 10, ASM71507v2, whole genome shotgun sequence:
- the LOC142165429 gene encoding uncharacterized protein LOC142165429 — MGDNDSAISDNEFIDHSNEITFHPSHPYYLSPSDNPGLMLVAKQFNGTCFGAWRRAIIIVLSTKKKIGFINGSFPQPAPTSPLLDQWEQVNHMVISWILNSLDPEIAQSLIFTKTAKGIWDELN; from the coding sequence ATGGGGGATAATGACTCTGCTATCAGTGATAATGAATTCATAGACCACAGTAATGAAATTACTTTCCATCCTTCGCATCCGTATTATCTCAGTCCCTCTGATAATCCAGGACTTATGTTAGTTGCTAAGCAATTTAATGGTACTTGTTTTGGGGCCTGGAGGAGAGCGATTATAATTGTTCTGTCCACAAAGAAGAAAATAGGATTCATAAATGGTAGCTTCCCTCAACCTGCGCCAACCTCTCCTCTCCTTGATCAGTGGGAACAAGTTAACCACATGGTCATCAGTTGGATCCTCAATTCTCTAGATCCTGAGATTGCACAAAGTTTGATATTCACAAAGACTGCAAAAGGAATTTGGGATGAACTAAATTAG